The DNA region AACTTTATGGAGGTCTAAGTAGCCAAAATATGAGACCTTTaacttagttaaaaaaaaaaaaatgctactgaCGATGGGATATAACTGAACTCTGTTTTTAGATAAAGATAAATGAAAGTTCACCATCaaagatatactgtattttgacaCTTCAgacaactttttcttttgaaaacaaggaaaataagtatgaacaaaatatccatccatccattttcttagccgcttatcctcacgagggttacgggagggtcctggagcctattcccgctgtcaacaggcaggaggcggggtacaccctgaactggttgccagacaatcacagggcacatggagaaaaacagccgctctcacaaccacacctacgctcaatttagagtctccaattaaagttgcatgtttttgagatgtgggaggaaaccgaagtacccagagaaaacccacagaggcacggtgagaaaatgcaaaactccacacaggcggatctgggattgaaccctggacctcagaactgtgaggccaacactttcctgGCGCCCTGAGCAAAATATGTCCCCCTTTTAcccagggtggcaattttttgccttattgaatcaaggaaataacacttctttgtcgtttaacgcataaaacacagggcaaaaaagatgtaccctctcgctggcagcgtcccaaaactgggacgggtatgttatcagttctgtgaagtggtacgtactagatatgtttattaattcattcttattctagaacgacacttatgcattaataatactgatggattagcattttgaagacaaacatgGTTTCATACTGAcgtttctccctttcttctcttggaaaacgctccatgtgtacttgaggcagccatgttgggtcaggaaggaaagggaaacaactccgtgctaactttgaccaatgagttatccctcctgataccaaattatggcttcagattaaaacactgaaatattttgatatactgaaggatataatgcgttaaaatcatgatgtcccaaaaatgggacgctgcccacaaatgggtgAATGCAATTGAAAATAAGCGTTCCCCCTCAGTGCTCAGTAAAATTATAGAAACCCTCATTTTGTTCTTGCCATCCCTTTCCCATGAGCAGATCTCCATCCTCAGGCCCACTTCACGGGCTGACCCGCTACAGTCGCTACCTTGGAGTGCTGGACTTGGACCAGAGGACACTGCGCTGCCCATCCTACTCGGGTTCACTGGTGGGCTCTCTGGTTGGTTCGGGCGTGCCCGCCGACGCTTTCCTGCTGTACGTGGAGAGCGGCCTGACGGCACTGGCCAATCGGGCGCTGCTCTTCACGTTTGCGCGCCAAGGAAACCGGAACGACGGGCTGAGCGAGGGAGACCTGAACGTGATGCGTTTTCTGTCGGACCTCATCAAGCACCAGCACGCCGGACGTGGGCCCCCGGCGCTGCGCTTCTCTTACACGGTGCTCCActtgcacaaaaacacaagcacTGCATAGAGTTGCAAGGGGAGGAAAATTTCCAGCAAACCTCGAATTTTGGAAGTATTTCAAATTAAACACCTGCCATGAGAATTTAGTCTGTGTTTCCACCACACTTGCACTAAGTCTGGTTGTTTTGTcaggattaaaacaaaaatatattttcaactagtatttttaagttttgcattttgtatATTCCTGATTATTTCTAATTTATTGCCATAAAATTCACATCAATTCCATTGCAGAGattctcattttgaaaatactTAAAATTTTGCTTCAAACTCTTGGCTGTGTGATGTCATGTAAAGCACCTAAACCAGGGGTGGGCAACACACCACACACTCAGTTCTTAAAATCCGCACACAAAATATTATCAAGAGTCCTGTCATATTTGATGCATTAATTTGCCCATCTTcttcttaaaattaaaatgtatttattcaatttttagtCATGTATCCCACTAAATGTCGTTCCCATGCCTTACCTACCTACCTGTCTTCATCTGTTCAATAATTTTTCCCTcagacatttcatattttttgcacAGAACTTAACttctgattttgttttactACTTGGGTTGATCCCAACAACTGGTGAAATGTTCAGGTGAAAAGCAGCTTTGGAAGTACATTCAGTGAGAAAAATtgttaaatacagtataataagcccccccaaaaagtgtGACTTTGATGAAGCCTTGTAGGGAATTCTACAACAAACGTGTCTGTTTTAAACTTGGTTTGAATGTAGTTGTAGTTTAATGTAGTTGAGttgtacaagaaaaaaagttctcagaaacattgcaaaaataaaaagtcacaaaGGCACATAATAATGTGGCGGCAACATTTTGTCAGTGTCTGATAAAGTAACTGCATTATGATGCAATTTCACAGAAAGCAGTGCGGGTCTGTGGAACCCCTGGTGGTGGTCATGCTACATGACTTACTGGTGCTACTGGGAGGACCCAAAAGGTGACCGATGGACTCGAGGGAAACGGTGGAATCTCCTGCCGATACACACGAAAAGATGGAACTCAATGTGCATTTCAAGGACACGGTGTAattgacacacacagacataccgTAGTTTCTTGAAaacaatgtgcaattttttccaaaaatattgtcTAAAAGTCAATAGAGGGCATTATATTaatgtatggatgaaaaataaaaaatacaatcacattgtctAGTcgcatacaggtacatagagtggtaaaaaaaaaaaaggtatacatatacatttcagtatgttatttgatgtcttatgttacatatttatatatattaaggtaatgtgtgccaccaacctgaactctgaactTTGACCTCCTCGGTGGGTGGgagttttgcattttatgattgttagcatagcatatttgttgctactgcaccaaaaatCAGAAACGACTCccagtgagtttgttttaacttaaacaaagacaaaaaatgtcgattaCAAGGGCTAGTTGCGCAGCCGCTTTCAAAAGAAACGCGTCATCACTCCCGGAGATGACGCGaccaaaccggaagcaaaacaacttGAGCTGAAACTACATAGTACGATCGCactatcatttgaaaaaaaaaaaaaaaatagcgcacacaattgaaatgctcgtgtttttaaaagtgcccatAACCCATACTTCAGGGCGCATTAtattcgagaaattacggtacatgttgacacctcccccaccccactaAACACCACACTGATTGACAAACCAACACATGCTCAAACTGCCAACCCCGCCCCCTGCACAGACAACAAGACACTCATATTAGCACAACAATCACTGACACATAACTTGGCTTACAGCAATCGaaacacatacagacagacaatgACATCACCTCCTACCCCACACACATCAACAGTGAAAACCTCCCCACAAAGGTTttcattcatccgtccatccatccattttctgtaccgcttatccccatgagAGCCACAGGtcgtgctggagcgtatcccaactatctttgggcaTTTTTGTGACTAAAATTAACAGACACACCTATTTGATGCAGCTCCTGGCAAATCTTCTCCATGATGGCTTTGCTGCAGTTATCGAAGGACAAGTATTTCCAGAACCAGTGCAGAGACCACAGGTTCTTCTGGAATTTGgtttatatgtataaaaaaaaaatgctcattgtCTACAgggataaaaaaatgttcacgggattaattgaagactagtCTATACTGATGTGCTTTTCCTATTTCAGAGGAGCTTGTAGTCTTTACCTCAAAGGTACGGAGAATGGGGATGATTGGCGTGAGGTCGGGATTGAGGATGTTCTCCCTTAAAACTTTGGTGATGAGCAGCAGCAGAGCCTGATCCGGGTACTGCTACaggaaacatacacacacacacaaacagaaatgtACGTGGACCAGCATCACAGATGACTCGTATGGTATGTTGATTTTGGTACCAGCATAAAGTGCTGTGGGATCAGGATGTCGGAGATGAGCCCAGTGTGGAAGGAGAGCAGCATGGAATGTGTAACGTTGACAGCTTCCTGATGGCAAGAGGATAACTGCGTCAGTTCATTCAAAACACACCAAGGaagcatactgtacatgtagaaaagaaaatattgacaCAATATAAAACAATACAGACATTGCACaaagtacattaaaaatatttcaactgaaacaacaaaaaagtaacaGAAGTAGAGCTgcaggcaatgttccctctaaactgcacaaCCGTGCatttgcacacttgtcgcacactctcagcgcagacgAAAACAGATCCAGCCTAGTGAAATACAcatgatgtctttttttatttttaaaaacacggcagcacactgcctctcacaacgagATGGTGCTCGGCCACACCGTGGCACACACACTACTTCCTATTTTACCTGACCCGGCCCTCCTCCTCTCAtaaagggatacactcataattacaatgtGCTTTAATTAGGAACACAGTCTGGgtaacgtagagcaaagagttagacatgGTGCTTacgtttactctcgataataatggtaatggcacagcctgatcgaggatgaaagcattgcccaaaaagctaattctgtattttaaatataggaggcaacatatcaaccttaaaactgtttgggaacatcattcagctttcaacgtgcattgctaaagatattctgcaagcaataattcagttttataccAAGAAATACaaacagggatatcattgtgggttaaaaaaaaataaataaatgaaacaaagttggaagcgatatttcaaatttatagttcatagttggtttggtttggttagcaatatatattttttcgtttgttcacattttcagtgtaagtttgcaaaaacacaaaattgttctgatgggaatgtaatatGAACCTTTTAATGGGCCATGTAACTTAAATGGATGACAGTGATTGACCACAGcgcgtacgtctgatgttgctcacagtggtcaaaaggagcctTACTCTGTTTGCTCAGACgcatcaaaaattagagggaacagtgGCTGCAGGTGATAATCTTAaccaattaattaattcattgttTTGGGATTAATATTCTTATGCACACAAAGATACATAATAGAATACCAAGAAAAACATACGTGCATGAAATCTGGACTTGGTTCTGGGATGCTGTCGAGTGAGTGTGCATTGACCACGTTGAGCAGTGTGATCCAACACTGGGACtgaacaacacaaacacacagaacaaaaactgaaagacaaacaaaagctCACCAGGTTTGGAGATGGGTGGATTGTTGGGGAGGAGACAAAAACTAGTTGGAACTTACGTTGGCACAAAAAGCCGGGTAGTGTCTGTGGACCTTGAGTGCAAAGTGCACTAGTTGTGAACGCGTCAGCGGTACCGCACCTGGTGCCCAGATACACACAATTATAAGGAGATGAGGAAGGACAGGCAGACTCAGGACACAAAACTGGCAGAGAGACACGTACACAGTGACAGACACAGGGGACAGCGACAGACACACACCAGCACATGCAGAGACAGGCACCTTTAATGCAGCCCCAGGTGTCACCGTGAGCGCAGAGCTCCCCCGTGGGAGCGATTGTCATCTCGGGCGCCGTGCTGGTGCCGAGCAGGCGGAGATAGAGTTGAAAGGTGTGCGCCGTGAGGTGGGCGGCGGGACCTCTCTCTGGGAAGAACGTCCTCAGCGCCTCGCCGGTTTGGCCCTCAAGGCACAGCAGGAACGGCAGGAAGTCCTTCAGCTGCAAGAACctagaaaacaaaagacaacaatTAACCATGACAAGATGTGGACATTCTGTTATTGAGGGACAAGAGCATTTCATTGTTGTCAGTCACCGTATGTCGCTGCCATAGCCACTTTTTATAATTAATggagctttctttttttttttttttttttttttaagatgtggtACCCcgaaaaaaacatcaatattaGAGCTGTCACTGTCAAATTGATTATTCAATCAACTCATGTGTTATTTTGCTTTACTGTAGTTTATTGAAAAATCACTTTTTCCCAATTAGtatattgatggatttttttttgtttatttagcatTGTTTAATGATAAAACTCAACcacaagaaacaaacaagagGGAATGAGGTTGTACTACTTCTTGTGTACTGATTCATGCGAATGAAGGTCTAGTTTGATGTACGGAGACTTCTCAAGCTGGCTCAGGTTAAACTACAAGTCAATTACAAGTTGTTTATACTTATGGCTGCAAATGAGTTTAtactgacttttttccccacaagttAAGATTTAGTAAAAAGGTTTGATCCAAAAAACAGGCAAAAACGTTGATCACTGTTTTCCagagtaaaagcagatgtttacaAATGACTTAGTTTGATTTCACAAAAGATTGATTTCTTGAAGGACTATAGAAAGAAGACAATGTTTGCTGTTGAGAGACTGAAATAGAAGAATTTGGGCAATTTTAAGGTTAAGAATACGTATACATTTAATCATTTCTATAATCAATCAGTTGTCAACAATAGATTGTTGCACTTCTAAACAATACAAACATCCAATACTAATAACACCTCTCCCAAATGCAACCTTCAGGTGTATCTTCATTAAACCCAGTGTCTTGAACCTGAATGAAACAAAATCATTGCCTGAAGGGTTAAAGTACTGTTGTTCACAGCACTTACATGTCCCAGTTCTTTGCGGGTGGCCACAGAACTGTTCTGCTGGACAGATTACATCTTGAAGGGTCTTTTGCTAGGAGTGAAGAAAGAAGCGGGAATGCGGGGTCAGAGCCCAGACCTAAATCACCCAAGGACCTTGAGGGAGATGTGTTCAGTGAAATCGCACCTGTTGAGTTCTCCAGCTCCCGATAGATCTTGTGCACAACGGCCACGCGGGACTCAACGCCAGGCACCATGTTTTTCCAAAACCAGTGGAGGGCCCACATGTTCTTCTGCCGTACAAACATATCATTGGTTCACACCTTCACAAAAACCACCTGCTGTTCAACAATAGAGTTCCACCATATGGGTTTAACCTGTTCCGTAACCAAGTTTGAGCTTGCTGGCAGGGTGGACATTTCTGGCTAATATCACCATTTAATCAGCCTATGATGGTTTTGGACTTAgcaatttgatttatttacacAGATGTGTACCattgaacaaatacatttttgaaagggTATTTTATTAAGTTATATTTCACTCCGACAGGGTGGACAACAAGCAAATCTTAAATCTGACATCATCCAACTACACATAAATTATGATGgaacttaaagggccactgtcatgaaatggatgatttagccaatatgggcccatgcgtttttccccaccacaaaacatgattttgacgtatacagctttttgtaactcccaccatgaaaatcctctcgagggatttgttttcgagaagaaacaggaaatgatgtacatggcaggaccgccctcaagtggacatttgtttctattagttttacctcccggaaggtggctcgttgttccttcgtgtcagccaaaatgccagctcgttgcattgctggacattgcttgaagacTCGGGAGaatagatttacccttcataagtttgcaagagacccggcacatcaggaaaaatggattgcacgggtgcaaaggacgagagttcgtgggtttcaaatgacaggtaggtgtgtatatacctactaaaaaaaaaaattgtttgggtgggggggggggaccacgtaatcggtctctcataacgtaacaaaagatccgcgtacgaaatatgtcgaatTGCACGTCGGACTGCGTCGGGCTGCTGTGTCGCGTCGCCAGCGAAGGTTGCGCTTCAGGCTCACAGACGACGGCGGATCTGAAGGAcccagccgacaatgcctcattcagccgcgtgcgcgcagtaaagcgcctggcacgacggtgttgttcatcgcgtactgcggcgtcaaTGAataaccccctaaagcaggacggctcggctccattataagctaccatggcgccgaaaatgagccacattgGTTGAGGCGCTGCGGCTTCGGTGAACGCTGCGCGTTGGGCTTGCTGACGGCGGCGGCTGTGAAGAAACGCAGCCAACAATGcttcactcagctgcgtgcacacagtaaagtgccccggcttgaCGGCGTTGTTCAACGCGTAGTGTggcatctatgaacaaccctctaaagcagAACTGCTCGGTTCTGCCTCAttcgacgacaacgcagtaaagcgcacCGGcctgacggtgttgttcatcgcgtagtGCGgagtctatgaacaaccctctaaagcagcacacctcggcgccgaaaatgagccacaccggccggctgcgatgagccacgatgggtCATCTCCgctgcagaagtggatcggacggggaggcggtttggccgtgatcgcatatcatccgaatatggctcgaaacaatagtgtaatattgctccggtaaattcactcggttgtgtggtgttctccctttcgaaaagagcttccgtgtcagaagaggcgtgttcgtctcccatagtagggtgcaccgcgtgttttcattggcgaatgtcagggtgacgtcacggacagaggatgcagccaatatggcgaccacttggatgtcgtagaatgacacttctgcaactttgcgcatggatgacgcgctttccgctcacattaattttttcatatagacattgaagtgaataatgttatatgtaattttcattacaatatctattttagaatgtttatagggttgacacttgacctttaagggttGATATTTAGTCTGAAACTAGTCACTGAAAACTACGACAGGGTGGACATCAATTACAGGAAAATGATTCCCTTAATTTTGTCTGTTTCTTAGCAACAATTAAAGTCACAAGTCCcttttgtgaaaaatagatcTGATCGGAAAAGTTACAAAATACACCAATCAAACGGTTAATTGGTAACATTAACTGCTTTTGTAAACTAGTTTTTCTCCATGTATAGCCATGTTGTTAGTGTCAGCAGTGCACATTAATGGGGACAATACACTGGACTACGaaagctgctaaaaaaaaaactatttcgcTGACAAATAAAGAATATCAATAATTACCCCAGCTGTAGAGTTATCACTATAGAATCTTTTTAGAACTGATTCTGATCGTGCACCCtcaccatttaaaaaagaaaaattaacatGCATCGCATTGTCATCAGAATCATCATTTTTGCCAAGTACgtcaaaaacgtttttttctgtAGTAGTTGGAGTCACTCTAGTAAAACATTCAATACATGTCGACAGGCAGTCACATGACAAGGAACACTTTTGAGACAAACATTGCGGAAACAGTCAAacggtcctttttttttttttttttggacaattgtgcaaaaggatTAGTGCGCCCAAAAGTCACTTTTGTGGCTACCTGAAATGTGCAGAGAAGCGGGATGATTGGATTCAGAGATGGGTGGAGAATGATATGACTCAAGGCTCCGGTAAGCAGCAGCAACATCGCTTGATCTGGAAACACCTGCCATCACACACGAAAATTTGAGATGCAACTCACAAACGAGGATCACTCGGGTGCATGGTGATGTGTGCGTGTCTTCATGTACGTCTGTCTATAAGGATCTGTCTGTGTGCAACTGTGTGTGTATCTGCCGTGGTATCGGTGgtctgtgtgtgtctttatgcatctgTGTTTATGCGGCGTGTAAGAACGTACGGACACAAAGTGATGCGGGATCTGCAGGTTATCACCAGACTCCTCCTCCATCAGAAGAGAACGGATCGTGTGTGCAGCTTCCTGATtgaagaggaggaaggggaaaaaaatgggactccaacgaaaataaaacaagttcatgggaaaattatttgaaatagtCATACTTCTAGGAAGGTCAGACTGGGTACGGGGATACCGGCAGTCCCTTGGCGACTCACATGGACCATCTTGAGCAAGTGGGTCCAAAActcggactgaataaagaaTGTCGTAACAATTTcacttttgtaaaaacaaaatggacagaCTCAGAATATTTAAGGACAAATAACACCTCATCATAAAAACTAAAGGCTTTTAATATTCTGCGGAAACCCCGAGTTAGAGACAAGTGTAAAAAGTTCACAAGTGGTCTTGTCTGACTACTGTAAGACAACAAAATTAACTATATTACAAACGGCTTTTCTTTTGTCAACTGGAGGCAGGAAATTCTCCAATATGGTTTGCAagcaaaatgtacagtataaagtaaaataaaaaaaaatatgtacaacatTTAATCTTTTGGCGGGATTGTTGGCGTCTGGttagggcgttggcctcacaattctgaggacaggggttcaaatcccggccccgcctgtgtggagtttgcatgttctccctgtggctgcgtgagttttctccgggcactctggttttctcccacttccccaaagcACGCTTTAATTGGGGACTCCatattgcccataggtgtgattgagagtgcgactgttgtctgtttccatgtggtgtgtgattggctggcaaccagttaagagtgtaccccgtttcctgccccaagccagctgggataggatccagcactcccggacccttgtgaggataagcagcttgagaaatgaatggatgaatttaatCTTTTCAGGAACATGCACCCCCTTCTGAAAGTGCCATTTTATTGTGGAAGAGGAGTTTGTCTTTTCCAGTGATCCCAGGACCTTCAGTGAAGTCAACTCTGTCAACAttgatgcagctaacaaggtaaaggTTTGTTTGCACTTTTTCCACTGATAGTTTTTCGAGTTGATTTTAGTCGTCAAAGTAATGAAGAGTCGAtgacagaaatacaaaaaaagcttAGAATTAAGGTAAACCTTCATCGCAGcaacaataaatcaaaattaattGGTTGCAAAATCTTTAGCAGGATACTTACATTCATGCGGATGGCCGGACAGCAATTGTGGACCTTGTAAGCAAAGCGGACCAATTCTAAACGCGACAAGGGCACCGCACCTGGACCAGACAAAAGAGCTCTACTTTTCTGGGGAAGACATTAACATGGAGGTCATGTGGGAGATTTCCCGACCTTGGATTGCACACCACTTGCCAGAAGCGAAGCAGAGCTCCCCCGCGGGACTGACGGACAGCTTGGGCGCAGTCGCTGTGTCCAGCACACGCAAGTACAACTGGAAGTTCTGCAGCGTGAGGCGCGAGACGAGCCCGTTGCCTGATTGAAAGAAAGTGGTGAGCGCAGGGATGAAGTTGCCCTCCATGCACATGAACAGAGGGATGAGGTCCTTCAGCTCCAGGAAGCTAGGAGAGGCACACAAAGACAGAAGCGTTGGATCTCTACAGAGCGTCACTTATCTGTATTTGGCATTGGCAGTGTCACAGTGCACTCACCGACTGAGCTGTTTTGTCCGGACGACACGTAGGTAGCGGCTCAACTCTCGAAACCTACAACACATTCAAGTTAATGTGTGAGTTTACTGTCAATCAACTTCAAGCAGGTTTATAGGCAatttttgggtccagggaccCCTTtaaaaggttccactgtactttgGACCAATTGTACTATTTTCCTATTTACCATGTTTTTGTCATCCTACGGTGCTtcagaaggagaaaaaaaaaaaaaaaaaaaaaaaaaaaaaaaaaaagcgggtgacttttcaggaaataaaggATAAGTATAGGTGAACTCATAATATAATGAAATACCTAGTGTGTGTCTATTGACTCAAGCCACCCATCAATGTAATGTGGTTCCACTTAGTACCTCTTCTGCTCCAGAAGTCGGTCCACTCTAAGCAGAACGACATCAATGTCCTCAAACAGAGTGTCCTTCTTTCCTTTATTGGTGCGCACGCCGACCACGTTCTGCCCTTTAAACACAGACACCAGCAGGATGTCGTCCCATGGGCGCACATCCATCCTGCGACACACATAAGTTTTTTTTAGGGACAGGATAAGAACAAAACACCACAGAGacaaaagagcaaaaacaagca from Syngnathoides biaculeatus isolate LvHL_M chromosome 9, ASM1980259v1, whole genome shotgun sequence includes:
- the zgc:112980 gene encoding uncharacterized protein zgc:112980 isoform X3, with the protein product MTYFFFFFSKVLVCNGILTCPVSCRLLVALLNTSSSKRTELNRARVLAQKLCPILGKWEEMTTQAFVMCAAVGNGSIIVISDDDDEEGEGCNPDLSCYESSLIMEMGDMACKDCTLSPSKMDEEDLVVTFARPAEVLPHARFDCPKHPFEATDDCANPVPGNHLQCEQCFCYICDKLAAKCQSWHVSGVCHCNSHKKSDFWNTMRNSELLGQLAAFKLTLSEVDGHLRQAESMLQSFKAEIRARKVSLLVDKHVDDNVTYTPIYECMFAFLNQADQQDGRAAAVMRLTVVQELLQLLEVEGIYLPVLPPSTAAAPKWTLMHRSLSSLQRQMVMDDFTPEFRQKLLDFYRTLSFPHELKHLRTRMDVRPWDDILLVSVFKGQNVVGVRTNKGKKDTLFEDIDVVLLRVDRLLEQKRFRELSRYLRVVRTKQLSRFLELKDLIPLFMCMEGNFIPALTTFFQSGNGLVSRLTLQNFQLYLRVLDTATAPKLSVSPAGELCFASGKWCAIQGAVPLSRLELVRFAYKVHNCCPAIRMNSEFWTHLLKMVHVSRQGTAGIPVPSLTFLEEAAHTIRSLLMEEESGDNLQIPHHFVSVFPDQAMLLLLTGALSHIILHPSLNPIIPLLCTFQKNMWALHWFWKNMVPGVESRVAVVHKIYRELENSTAKDPSRCNLSSRTVLWPPAKNWDMFLQLKDFLPFLLCLEGQTGEALRTFFPERGPAAHLTAHTFQLYLRLLGTSTAPEMTIAPTGELCAHGDTWGCIKGAVPLTRSQLVHFALKVHRHYPAFCANSQCWITLLNVVNAHSLDSIPEPSPDFMHEAVNVTHSMLLSFHTGLISDILIPQHFMLQYPDQALLLLITKVLRENILNPDLTPIIPILRTFEKNLWSLHWFWKYLSFDNCSKAIMEKICQELHQIGDSTVSLESIGHLLGPPSSTSKSCSMTTTRGSTDPHCFL
- the zgc:112980 gene encoding uncharacterized protein zgc:112980 isoform X2, with product MTYFFFFFSKVLVCNGILTCPVSCRLLVALLNTSSSKRTELNRARVLAQKLCPILGKWEEMTTQAFVMCAAVGNGSIIVISDDDDEEGEGCNPDLSCYESSLIMEMGDMACKDCTLSPSKMDEEDLVVTFARPAEVLPHARFDCPKHPFEATDDCANPVPGNHLQCEQCFCYICDKLAAKCQSWHVSGVCHCNSHKKSDFWNTMRNSELLGQLAAFKLTLSEVDGHLRQAESMLQSFKAEIRARKVSLLVDKHVDDNVTYDYTPIYECMFAFLNQADQQDGRAAAVMRLTVVQELLQLLEVEGIYLPVLPPSTAAAPKWTLMHRSLSSLQRQMVMDDFTPEFRQKLLDFYRTLSFPHELKHLRTRMDVRPWDDILLVSVFKGQNVVGVRTNKGKKDTLFEDIDVVLLRVDRLLEQKRFRELSRYLRVVRTKQLSRFLELKDLIPLFMCMEGNFIPALTTFFQSGNGLVSRLTLQNFQLYLRVLDTATAPKLSVSPAGELCFASGKWCAIQGAVPLSRLELVRFAYKVHNCCPAIRMNSEFWTHLLKMVHVSRQGTAGIPVPSLTFLEEAAHTIRSLLMEEESGDNLQIPHHFVSVFPDQAMLLLLTGALSHIILHPSLNPIIPLLCTFQKNMWALHWFWKNMVPGVESRVAVVHKIYRELENSTAKDPSRCNLSSRTVLWPPAKNWDMFLQLKDFLPFLLCLEGQTGEALRTFFPERGPAAHLTAHTFQLYLRLLGTSTAPEMTIAPTGELCAHGDTWGCIKGAVPLTRSQLVHFALKVHRHYPAFCANSQCWITLLNVVNAHSLDSIPEPSPDFMHEAVNVTHSMLLSFHTGLISDILIPQHFMLYPDQALLLLITKVLRENILNPDLTPIIPILRTFEKNLWSLHWFWKYLSFDNCSKAIMEKICQELHQIGDSTVSLESIGHLLGPPSSTSKSCSMTTTRGSTDPHCFL
- the zgc:112980 gene encoding uncharacterized protein zgc:112980 isoform X5; amino-acid sequence: MSHFCKLPFTLTSTHEEERRKCVCQQREEIVPPKLWQLSAFVMCAAVGNGSIIVISDDDDEEGEGCNPDLSCYESSLIMEMGDMACKDCTLSPSKMDEEDLVVTFARPAEVLPHARFDCPKHPFEATDDCANPVPGNHLQCEQCFCYICDKLAAKCQSWHVSGVCHCNSHKKSDFWNTMRNSELLGQLAAFKLTLSEVDGHLRQAESMLQSFKAEIRARKVSLLVDKHVDDNVTYDYTPIYECMFAFLNQADQQDGRAAAVMRLTVVQELLQLLEVEGIYLPVLPPSTAAAPKWTLMHRSLSSLQRQMVMDDFTPEFRQKLLDFYRTLSFPHELKHLRTRMDVRPWDDILLVSVFKGQNVVGVRTNKGKKDTLFEDIDVVLLRVDRLLEQKRFRELSRYLRVVRTKQLSRFLELKDLIPLFMCMEGNFIPALTTFFQSGNGLVSRLTLQNFQLYLRVLDTATAPKLSVSPAGELCFASGKWCAIQGAVPLSRLELVRFAYKVHNCCPAIRMNSEFWTHLLKMVHVSRQGTAGIPVPSLTFLEEAAHTIRSLLMEEESGDNLQIPHHFVSVFPDQAMLLLLTGALSHIILHPSLNPIIPLLCTFQKNMWALHWFWKNMVPGVESRVAVVHKIYRELENSTAKDPSRCNLSSRTVLWPPAKNWDMFLQLKDFLPFLLCLEGQTGEALRTFFPERGPAAHLTAHTFQLYLRLLGTSTAPEMTIAPTGELCAHGDTWGCIKGAVPLTRSQLVHFALKVHRHYPAFCANSQCWITLLNVVNAHSLDSIPEPSPDFMHEAVNVTHSMLLSFHTGLISDILIPQHFMLQYPDQALLLLITKVLRENILNPDLTPIIPILRTFEKNLWSLHWFWKYLSFDNCSKAIMEKICQELHQIGDSTVSLESIGHLLGPPSSTSKSCSMTTTRGSTDPHCFL